The Sorangiineae bacterium MSr11367 genome window below encodes:
- a CDS encoding YggT family protein has product MIWVRLIQLVNFAFFCVYAMLFARFVVEYVRANEQIRFVQYVHRYTEPLYRPFRGLLPVLPDPGGHPLVLSILAAMLAFFVVHVVVRGLLRASSRPALREE; this is encoded by the coding sequence ATGATTTGGGTGAGGCTCATCCAACTCGTCAATTTCGCATTCTTTTGCGTCTACGCGATGCTCTTCGCGCGATTCGTCGTCGAGTACGTGAGGGCCAACGAGCAGATTCGCTTCGTGCAATACGTGCACCGTTATACGGAGCCGCTCTACCGTCCTTTCCGCGGGCTGTTGCCGGTACTGCCGGATCCCGGGGGACATCCGTTGGTCCTGTCCATCCTCGCGGCGATGCTGGCGTTCTTCGTCGTTCACGTCGTCGTGCGCGGGTTGTTGCGCGCGAGCTCGCGTCCTGCGCTCCGCGAGGAGTGA
- a CDS encoding cytochrome c codes for MKSFFALATSVVVATLVACGSDSSGQDPAPSCPELPQQCTGTPPSYATEVKALVEQHCFPCHAPGGTGVGAAGRDFSKYEILQRDKAKALLRVYGCTMPPKEAPQPSADDRATLVKWLVCGAPSN; via the coding sequence GTGAAATCCTTTTTTGCTTTGGCGACGAGCGTCGTCGTCGCCACGCTCGTCGCGTGCGGAAGTGATTCGTCGGGGCAAGATCCCGCGCCGAGTTGCCCCGAACTTCCCCAGCAGTGCACGGGAACGCCGCCCAGCTACGCGACGGAGGTCAAAGCCCTCGTCGAGCAGCACTGCTTCCCATGCCACGCCCCCGGCGGCACGGGCGTCGGCGCTGCGGGGCGCGATTTCTCCAAGTACGAGATCCTCCAGCGCGACAAGGCCAAGGCGCTGCTACGGGTCTACGGCTGCACGATGCCGCCGAAGGAAGCACCGCAGCCCAGCGCCGACGATCGCGCCACCTTGGTGAAGTGGCTCGTCTGCGGCGCCCCCAGCAACTAG
- a CDS encoding protein kinase: MPARAAPHQLAHFEVVRRLGAGGMAEVFLAKKRGAEGTFKLLVVKRILPTHGTSRRFRAMFVEEAQLATRLNHPNVVQVFEFYDGGDEGQLLAMEYVEGPDLGMLMANAKAKGTRIPPWVGAWIIAEAAKGLHYAHEKKDEGGAPLEIVHRDVSPQNVLLSFEGAVKIADFGIASARLFVEEAGVIKGKFGYMSPEQARGENVDRRGDLYALGVIFWEILAGRPIHGGLGGEALLDIVRSGYVEPPSTYVRDLPTELETIAMKALEARPEDRFATGRELSGAIARALLAKQVLVDASTLETTIAHLVAPRLLGSETAPDPEDADEGPSEVPMESEPEAAPSDVVPEPSEVPSEPLSLEQRTQAAVPLAKSSVEIALGLSHLSAARAEKPPISVPTPSDRPNAGPREVRHVAVVTLRLHGVEELLARDRALGERTLDRLRQMLGDIAYKRGMRCWIWSSDSEARAVAGLTRNPGRAASEAAWLALDTHEAVGGMSEDLPIALGASLGIVRGIASGTRDPHGNLVRYRLHDPASYLADVLSQATPRGVTWVAGGVYRLVRRDFRWGDAPTLQLDPATRLENVPPTMRIYALERSLSREERLLELSAAPNDLVGRDAEKADLHAAYHRAVSGGGSGKLTSRAVVGEMGIGKSALVTTFLAELPPNARIVRVECSPVKMEVPFSAAGDIVRDAIGTTGEEPFEDVVDLVARAGGGAAHGDASHPMVARLAELATNRPLGGGDDENAHYRRKLVSQGLRSLLAAIALQQPLVLVVEGLQWADKQSHDLLGEIIHSHDPLPVLILLVSRQDERSAALLDGVVRIELMALSGDEQVRLVEARLGVRKGARNVCADLLPRVGGNPFFLLEMVDALLERGALEIREEQTDDGRVEHALVRTERIEGGLSALPSTLEQLLGDRLRELPNEEHAVVDWLAIAGGPLAMVDLSKLSGAGGDDAVVRLCARGLCDRKGDVVDFRHPLTRDVAYLALQAHDRVVMHRTLGEHLGGTNLGRGLSAAIVAKHLAKGEAGDQAANFYLEAALAAKNGNQMQLAMRYYNRALSFLPADDGRRIGAHEALESIFRVLGRRRERVRHLDALRKLARHLGTPRVTCLALLRSARFDLDDGRLAHGLPLARRAAEVAHAHQISNYEIDAEAMVSDFLRELGDVQGALAACDRALAACNPNVNATAPPRARADVLRSRGILLRRVGRVREAVDAYVDAIAVFRKVGARRQEARVKHALAFALFCQGRYEDAIALGLESIQIDLAIGGRFQLANTLTNIGHAYGKVGDTPRALAYLKRARDAHQRYNDQDARADTLTVTAEILLENGDLDEAEHFLTESAAINAVTHNAYDTTHELVVRAELHRLRRDPHAAIVQAIQGRRMAEDRSLVSFHFYGLAIEAAARVDAGEMHTATLLATTALGAVETLQGCEYGFDIRVLCADALKRAGSPQAPEAHQRAVDRAVAVVGSIRDPRLRTLFLQRPMVSGLFDKTPVPQLVLSSAPMSEIE, encoded by the coding sequence ATGCCAGCACGTGCCGCCCCCCACCAACTCGCGCACTTCGAAGTGGTGCGCCGACTGGGGGCGGGTGGGATGGCCGAGGTGTTTCTCGCCAAAAAGCGGGGCGCCGAGGGCACGTTCAAGCTGCTGGTGGTCAAGCGCATCTTGCCCACACACGGCACCTCGCGCCGGTTTCGGGCGATGTTCGTGGAGGAGGCGCAGCTCGCCACGCGGCTGAATCACCCCAACGTCGTGCAGGTCTTCGAGTTTTACGACGGCGGCGACGAAGGGCAGCTCCTCGCCATGGAGTACGTCGAGGGACCTGACCTGGGCATGCTGATGGCGAATGCCAAGGCGAAGGGCACGCGGATTCCGCCCTGGGTAGGCGCATGGATCATCGCGGAGGCCGCCAAGGGCCTGCACTACGCGCACGAGAAGAAAGACGAGGGCGGCGCACCGCTCGAAATCGTGCACCGGGACGTCTCCCCGCAGAACGTGCTGCTCTCCTTCGAGGGCGCCGTCAAAATCGCGGATTTCGGCATCGCCAGCGCGCGGCTGTTCGTCGAGGAGGCCGGGGTCATCAAGGGCAAATTCGGGTACATGTCGCCCGAGCAAGCGCGCGGCGAAAATGTGGACCGTCGCGGCGATCTCTACGCGCTCGGCGTGATCTTCTGGGAAATCCTCGCCGGGCGGCCGATCCACGGCGGCCTGGGCGGCGAGGCGCTGCTCGACATCGTGCGCTCGGGCTACGTGGAGCCACCGAGCACCTACGTGCGCGATCTGCCGACCGAGCTCGAGACCATCGCCATGAAGGCGCTCGAAGCGCGCCCCGAGGATCGCTTTGCCACCGGGCGCGAGCTGTCGGGTGCGATTGCGCGGGCGCTGCTCGCGAAGCAGGTGCTCGTCGATGCGTCGACGTTGGAGACGACGATCGCGCACCTGGTCGCGCCGCGCCTCCTCGGCAGCGAGACGGCGCCGGATCCGGAAGACGCCGACGAAGGTCCGAGTGAGGTGCCGATGGAGAGCGAGCCGGAAGCCGCGCCTTCGGACGTGGTGCCGGAGCCTTCGGAGGTGCCGTCGGAGCCTCTCTCTCTGGAGCAGCGCACGCAAGCCGCGGTGCCGCTCGCGAAGAGCAGCGTGGAGATCGCGCTGGGGCTCTCGCATTTGAGCGCCGCACGCGCCGAAAAGCCGCCCATTTCGGTGCCGACGCCCTCGGACCGGCCCAACGCGGGGCCGCGCGAAGTGCGGCACGTGGCGGTGGTCACCTTGCGGCTCCACGGCGTCGAGGAGCTGCTCGCGCGCGATCGCGCCCTCGGGGAGCGCACGCTCGACCGCCTGCGGCAGATGCTCGGCGACATCGCCTACAAGCGCGGGATGCGTTGTTGGATCTGGTCCAGCGATTCCGAAGCGCGCGCGGTGGCCGGGCTCACGCGCAACCCGGGGAGGGCGGCCTCGGAGGCGGCCTGGCTCGCGCTCGATACGCACGAAGCCGTGGGCGGCATGAGCGAGGACCTGCCCATCGCGCTGGGCGCGTCGCTGGGCATCGTGCGCGGCATCGCCTCCGGCACGCGCGATCCGCACGGCAACTTGGTGCGCTACCGGCTGCACGATCCCGCGTCGTATTTGGCGGACGTGCTCAGCCAAGCGACACCGCGCGGGGTGACCTGGGTGGCCGGCGGCGTGTATCGCCTGGTGCGGCGCGATTTCCGCTGGGGCGATGCGCCCACCTTGCAGCTCGACCCGGCCACCCGCCTCGAGAACGTGCCGCCGACGATGCGGATTTACGCCCTCGAGCGAAGCCTGTCGCGCGAGGAACGGCTCTTGGAGCTGTCGGCCGCGCCCAACGATCTCGTGGGGCGCGATGCGGAAAAGGCGGATCTCCACGCCGCCTACCATCGCGCCGTTTCGGGCGGCGGCAGCGGCAAGCTGACCTCGCGCGCGGTGGTCGGCGAGATGGGCATCGGCAAGAGCGCGCTGGTGACGACGTTCCTGGCGGAGCTGCCGCCGAACGCGCGCATCGTGCGGGTCGAGTGCTCGCCGGTGAAGATGGAGGTGCCCTTCAGCGCCGCCGGCGACATCGTGCGCGATGCCATCGGCACGACGGGCGAAGAGCCCTTCGAGGACGTGGTCGATCTGGTGGCGCGCGCCGGCGGCGGGGCTGCGCACGGCGATGCGTCGCATCCCATGGTCGCGCGCTTGGCGGAGCTGGCCACGAACCGCCCGCTGGGCGGCGGCGACGACGAGAACGCGCACTACCGGCGCAAGCTGGTCAGCCAGGGCCTGCGCAGTTTGCTCGCGGCCATCGCGCTGCAGCAGCCCCTGGTGCTGGTGGTGGAAGGGCTGCAGTGGGCGGACAAGCAGAGTCACGATCTACTGGGCGAGATCATCCACTCGCACGATCCCCTGCCCGTGCTCATCCTGCTGGTGTCGCGGCAGGATGAACGGAGCGCTGCGCTGCTCGACGGTGTGGTGCGCATCGAGCTCATGGCGCTCTCGGGCGACGAGCAAGTGCGCCTGGTCGAGGCGCGGCTCGGCGTCCGCAAAGGCGCGCGCAACGTGTGCGCGGATCTGTTGCCGCGAGTGGGCGGCAATCCCTTTTTCTTACTGGAAATGGTGGATGCCCTGCTCGAGCGGGGGGCCCTGGAGATCCGCGAGGAGCAGACGGACGACGGGCGGGTGGAGCATGCGCTGGTGCGCACCGAGCGCATCGAGGGCGGGCTCTCGGCGCTGCCGTCGACCTTGGAGCAGCTGCTCGGCGATCGCTTGCGCGAGCTCCCCAACGAAGAGCATGCGGTCGTCGATTGGCTGGCCATCGCCGGCGGGCCGCTGGCCATGGTGGATCTGTCGAAGCTCTCCGGCGCGGGTGGCGACGACGCCGTCGTGCGGTTGTGTGCGCGCGGACTGTGCGATCGCAAGGGCGACGTCGTCGACTTTCGTCACCCGCTCACGCGCGACGTGGCCTACCTCGCGCTGCAGGCGCACGATCGCGTGGTGATGCACCGCACGCTGGGCGAGCACCTCGGCGGCACGAACCTGGGGCGCGGGCTGTCGGCGGCCATCGTGGCCAAGCACCTGGCCAAGGGCGAGGCGGGCGATCAAGCAGCGAATTTTTACCTGGAGGCCGCCCTCGCCGCGAAGAACGGCAACCAGATGCAGCTGGCGATGCGGTACTACAACCGCGCGCTCTCGTTCTTGCCGGCCGACGACGGGCGCCGCATCGGCGCGCACGAGGCGCTGGAATCCATCTTTCGCGTGCTCGGTCGCCGGCGCGAGCGCGTGCGGCACCTCGATGCGCTGCGCAAGCTGGCCCGCCACTTGGGAACGCCGCGGGTGACGTGCCTCGCGCTGCTTCGCTCGGCGCGCTTCGATTTGGACGACGGGCGCCTCGCGCACGGGCTGCCGCTGGCGCGGCGGGCGGCGGAGGTGGCGCACGCGCACCAGATATCCAATTACGAAATCGACGCCGAGGCCATGGTGAGCGATTTCTTGCGCGAACTCGGCGATGTGCAGGGCGCGCTGGCCGCGTGCGATCGCGCCCTGGCCGCGTGCAACCCCAACGTGAACGCGACGGCGCCGCCGCGGGCGCGGGCCGACGTGCTGCGTTCGCGCGGCATCCTGCTGCGGCGCGTGGGGCGCGTGCGCGAGGCGGTGGATGCGTACGTCGACGCCATCGCGGTGTTCCGCAAGGTGGGCGCGCGGCGGCAGGAGGCGCGGGTCAAGCATGCGCTCGCGTTCGCGCTGTTTTGCCAGGGGCGCTACGAGGATGCCATTGCGCTGGGGCTCGAATCGATCCAGATCGACCTGGCCATCGGCGGGCGTTTCCAGCTGGCCAACACCCTGACGAACATCGGGCACGCGTACGGCAAGGTCGGCGACACGCCGCGCGCGCTCGCGTATTTGAAGCGCGCCCGCGATGCGCACCAGCGCTACAACGACCAGGACGCGCGCGCGGACACGCTCACGGTGACCGCGGAGATTCTCCTGGAGAACGGCGACTTGGACGAGGCGGAGCATTTCCTCACCGAGTCGGCGGCCATCAATGCGGTGACCCACAACGCGTACGACACGACCCACGAGCTGGTGGTGCGCGCGGAGCTGCATCGCCTGCGGCGCGATCCGCACGCAGCGATCGTGCAGGCCATCCAGGGGCGGCGCATGGCCGAGGACCGCTCGCTGGTGAGCTTTCACTTTTACGGTTTGGCCATCGAAGCGGCAGCGCGGGTGGACGCCGGGGAGATGCACACCGCCACCCTTCTGGCCACCACGGCGCTGGGGGCAGTGGAGACGCTCCAGGGCTGCGAATATGGCTTCGATATCCGCGTTTTGTGCGCCGATGCGCTCAAGCGTGCCGGTTCGCCCCAGGCGCCCGAAGCGCATCAGCGGGCGGTGGATCGCGCGGTTGCGGTGGTGGGAAGCATCCGCGATCCACGGTTGCGTACGTTGTTCCTGCAACGCCCCATGGTGAGCGGACTGTTCGACAAGACCCCCGTTCCCCAGCTAGTGCTGTCGTCTGCACCGATGAGCGAGATCGAATGA
- a CDS encoding patatin-like phospholipase family protein yields the protein MTGKTRRRVAMILSGGGARGAYEVGVLWYIFDELTRIRGGPPKIDILCGTSVGAINACYLAAHLGDPVLGLRRLVDLWTELQLPRVLGFGVRQVLNLPRLLLGGAGDGHGLFDVRPMADLVTREISWRAVSRCLRRRQLLALSVSCTEVSRGRTVVFMQTSPHLVIPETAPPRTLFRAVHVGPHHALASAAIPLLFPPVRIDRELYLDGGLRQNTPIAPALRLGATHIFAIGASSEVRGVVTNEGPAKTTETPAAAFLLGKVLNAFLLDHIDVDIELLTRINHVVLDGTNTFGPEFLERLNTTAARRGAPPCKYVHCLNVRPSENMGRLAADFVRRGRYRGDPFVTKRVLSLLDFGVGDEADLASYLLFDGQFARQLIEMGRADARARRDELLEFFEGDGAGADESDEVNVDSNAS from the coding sequence ATGACTGGAAAGACCCGGCGGCGCGTCGCCATGATCCTGTCCGGAGGAGGAGCCCGCGGAGCCTACGAGGTGGGCGTCCTCTGGTACATCTTCGACGAACTCACGCGCATTCGCGGCGGGCCGCCGAAGATCGACATTCTCTGCGGCACCAGCGTGGGCGCCATCAATGCGTGCTACCTGGCGGCGCACTTGGGCGATCCCGTGCTCGGCTTGCGCCGGCTGGTCGATCTCTGGACCGAGCTGCAGCTTCCGCGGGTGCTCGGCTTCGGCGTGCGCCAGGTGCTCAACCTGCCGCGCCTTCTCCTGGGCGGTGCGGGCGATGGGCACGGTCTGTTCGACGTGCGCCCCATGGCCGATCTGGTCACGCGCGAAATCAGCTGGCGCGCGGTAAGTCGGTGCCTGCGCCGGCGGCAGCTCCTCGCGCTGAGCGTCTCGTGCACCGAGGTGTCGCGCGGGCGGACGGTGGTCTTCATGCAGACCTCGCCCCATCTGGTCATTCCGGAGACGGCGCCGCCGCGGACCCTCTTTCGGGCGGTGCACGTGGGACCGCACCACGCCTTGGCCAGCGCGGCGATTCCCCTGCTCTTTCCGCCGGTGCGCATCGATCGCGAGCTCTACCTGGATGGCGGCTTGCGCCAGAACACGCCGATTGCCCCGGCCTTGCGCCTCGGGGCGACGCACATCTTTGCCATCGGCGCCTCGTCGGAGGTGCGTGGGGTGGTGACCAACGAGGGACCGGCCAAGACAACGGAGACACCGGCGGCGGCGTTTCTCTTGGGCAAGGTGCTGAACGCGTTCTTGCTGGACCACATCGACGTGGACATCGAGCTGCTCACGCGGATCAACCACGTGGTGCTCGATGGGACGAACACGTTCGGGCCGGAGTTTCTCGAGCGCCTCAACACGACGGCCGCACGCCGCGGGGCGCCGCCCTGCAAGTACGTGCACTGCCTCAACGTGCGCCCCAGCGAAAACATGGGGCGGCTTGCGGCGGATTTCGTGCGGCGCGGACGCTACCGCGGCGATCCGTTCGTGACCAAGCGGGTGCTCTCGCTGCTCGACTTCGGCGTGGGGGACGAGGCCGATCTCGCGAGCTACTTGCTCTTCGACGGCCAATTCGCGCGCCAACTCATCGAGATGGGGCGGGCCGATGCCCGCGCCCGGCGCGACGAGCTGCTCGAGTTTTTCGAGGGCGACGGCGCAGGCGCCGACGAATCGGACGAAGTCAACGTAGACTCCAACGCTTCATGA
- the ligA gene encoding NAD-dependent DNA ligase LigA: MNAAERHAALVREIDAHNYRYYVLDDPNVTDAEFDRLLRELRALEEKHPELVNEHSPTQRVAEQARANVVKVRHEVRMFSLDNTYSVEDLTEFARRVKGGLSETETVRYVIEPKLDGASIEVVYEDGRLKMACTRGDGEIGEDITTNVRTIRGVPLSISHKGKLTLRGEVVFYRKDLESLNVERAQEGLEPFANPRNAASGSLRMMDAREVARRPLRVVFYQIVEGPRLHKFHSESLDWLAKEGLPSHRRHVAVPWEGVTEAILSIDGARADYPFETDGAVIKVDSYAQQDILGFTSKFPKWAVAYKFAAERAWTKLTDIQVQVGRTGTLTPVAYLDPVQLAGTTVSRASLHNANFVAALDARIGDKVAIEKAGEIIPQVVLVDMEARSGNEVPWQMPTKCPECGTKVMARHLDEEKGQMEAAIRCPNRLCPAQVKAQIFYFARRFAMDVDHLGLALVEQLVQRGAVKDVADLYDLTKEHLLELERMGDKSAQNVIDSIQRSRERVLDRLLCGLGIPQIGQVAARQLAEQAGTLENVLAWSEEQAREQVASIHGFGPKMVDAVVAFLLDPEQRRIMEKLVKHGVGQPQPKETVVTEGPLVGSSFCVTGVLSRKREDVHADIRALGGTVFDSVKKGTTYLVAGEKTGKTKLDQAKKHAARVITETELAVLLDGKELPPA, from the coding sequence ATGAACGCCGCAGAACGCCACGCCGCACTGGTGCGCGAGATCGACGCGCACAACTACCGCTACTACGTGCTGGACGATCCGAACGTCACCGATGCCGAATTCGATCGGCTTCTGCGCGAGCTGCGGGCCTTGGAGGAGAAGCACCCCGAGTTGGTGAACGAGCATTCGCCGACCCAGCGTGTCGCCGAGCAAGCGCGCGCGAACGTGGTGAAGGTGCGCCACGAGGTGCGCATGTTCTCGCTCGACAATACGTACTCGGTGGAGGACCTCACGGAGTTCGCGCGGCGGGTGAAGGGCGGCCTCTCGGAAACCGAGACGGTGCGCTACGTGATCGAGCCGAAGCTCGACGGCGCGAGTATCGAGGTGGTCTACGAGGACGGCCGTTTGAAGATGGCCTGCACGCGCGGCGACGGGGAAATTGGTGAGGACATCACCACCAACGTGCGCACCATCCGCGGTGTGCCCCTTTCCATTTCGCACAAGGGCAAGCTCACCTTGCGCGGCGAGGTAGTCTTCTACCGCAAGGACCTCGAGTCGCTGAATGTGGAGCGGGCGCAGGAGGGGCTCGAGCCCTTTGCGAACCCGCGCAATGCGGCCTCGGGATCGCTGCGCATGATGGATGCGCGCGAGGTGGCGCGCCGGCCGCTGCGGGTGGTCTTTTATCAAATTGTCGAAGGGCCTCGTCTGCACAAGTTCCACAGCGAGAGCCTCGATTGGTTGGCCAAGGAGGGGCTTCCCTCGCACCGGCGGCACGTGGCGGTGCCGTGGGAGGGCGTAACCGAAGCCATTTTGAGCATCGACGGCGCGCGGGCGGATTACCCCTTCGAGACGGACGGCGCGGTCATCAAGGTGGATAGCTACGCGCAGCAGGACATTCTGGGCTTCACGTCGAAGTTTCCCAAGTGGGCTGTGGCCTACAAATTCGCGGCCGAACGCGCGTGGACGAAGCTAACGGACATCCAGGTGCAGGTCGGGCGCACGGGAACGCTCACGCCGGTGGCCTATCTCGATCCGGTGCAGCTCGCGGGCACGACGGTGTCGCGTGCATCGCTGCACAATGCCAACTTCGTGGCCGCGCTCGATGCGCGCATCGGCGACAAGGTAGCCATCGAGAAGGCGGGGGAGATCATTCCGCAGGTCGTCTTGGTGGACATGGAAGCGCGCAGCGGCAACGAGGTGCCGTGGCAGATGCCCACCAAGTGCCCCGAGTGCGGCACCAAGGTGATGGCGCGGCACCTGGACGAGGAAAAGGGGCAGATGGAGGCGGCCATCCGCTGTCCGAACCGCCTTTGCCCGGCGCAAGTGAAGGCGCAGATCTTCTACTTCGCGCGCCGCTTCGCGATGGACGTCGATCACCTGGGCCTGGCGCTGGTGGAGCAACTGGTGCAGCGCGGCGCGGTGAAGGACGTGGCCGATCTATACGATCTGACGAAGGAGCATTTGCTCGAGCTCGAGCGCATGGGCGACAAGAGCGCGCAGAACGTGATCGACTCGATCCAGCGATCGCGCGAGCGGGTGCTCGATCGGTTGCTGTGCGGGCTGGGGATCCCGCAGATCGGGCAGGTGGCGGCGCGGCAGCTCGCGGAGCAGGCGGGCACATTGGAGAATGTGCTCGCGTGGAGCGAGGAGCAAGCGCGCGAGCAGGTGGCGAGCATCCATGGCTTCGGGCCGAAGATGGTCGACGCGGTGGTGGCGTTTCTGCTCGACCCCGAGCAGCGGCGCATCATGGAGAAGCTGGTGAAGCACGGCGTCGGCCAGCCGCAGCCGAAGGAGACGGTGGTCACCGAGGGGCCGCTGGTGGGCAGCTCGTTCTGCGTGACGGGCGTGCTCTCGCGCAAGCGCGAGGACGTGCACGCGGACATCCGCGCCCTGGGTGGGACGGTGTTCGACTCGGTGAAAAAGGGCACGACGTACCTCGTCGCCGGCGAGAAGACCGGCAAGACGAAGCTCGATCAAGCGAAGAAGCACGCCGCGCGCGTCATTACCGAGACGGAGCTGGCGGTGCTTTTGGACGGCAAGGAATTGCCCCCCGCGTAA
- a CDS encoding LysR family transcriptional regulator yields MDESELRAFTALARELRFTRAAKSLNVSQPTLSRLVQRLERQLGAKLVVRAPQGVVLTDAGERFLPHAERALASIDSGVAEVSELAGEPRGEVRLGALPTVVAYVLPPVVAAFHKSYPAVKLIVLEGGTGGLEAKVARGELDVAMVQYPPKSEELSALLLWREEHRLALPPHHRLAGSKKPIALQSLIDEPFVVIPGTIGMRKMEEVCAAAGKRPSVALETDNLESVRRMIEAGLGVSLVPELMARDKRWRVEPIPISGGVVFRQVCVVHRGAGYLTAAARALRNAIVAHAKTLKF; encoded by the coding sequence ATGGACGAAAGCGAACTGCGCGCCTTCACCGCACTTGCCCGCGAGCTCCGGTTCACGCGCGCCGCGAAGTCGCTCAACGTTTCGCAGCCGACTTTGTCGCGCCTCGTGCAACGTCTCGAACGGCAATTGGGGGCGAAGCTGGTCGTCCGCGCGCCGCAAGGCGTGGTCCTCACCGATGCGGGTGAGCGCTTTCTTCCACACGCCGAGCGCGCGCTCGCATCCATCGATTCGGGCGTGGCCGAGGTGAGCGAGCTCGCGGGCGAACCACGCGGTGAGGTAAGGCTCGGCGCACTCCCCACCGTGGTCGCGTACGTGCTCCCTCCGGTGGTGGCCGCGTTCCACAAGTCGTACCCCGCGGTGAAACTCATCGTGCTCGAAGGTGGCACCGGCGGCCTAGAGGCGAAGGTCGCCCGCGGCGAGCTGGATGTCGCCATGGTGCAGTACCCGCCGAAGAGCGAGGAGCTCTCCGCGTTGCTCCTCTGGCGCGAAGAGCACCGCCTGGCCCTTCCGCCGCACCACCGACTCGCGGGCAGCAAGAAGCCCATCGCGCTGCAGTCGCTCATCGACGAACCGTTCGTCGTCATCCCCGGCACCATCGGCATGCGCAAAATGGAAGAAGTCTGCGCGGCCGCCGGCAAACGCCCCTCCGTCGCCCTCGAGACCGACAACCTGGAGAGCGTCCGCCGCATGATCGAGGCCGGCCTCGGCGTCTCCCTCGTCCCCGAGCTCATGGCCCGCGACAAACGCTGGCGCGTCGAGCCTATCCCCATCTCGGGCGGTGTCGTCTTCCGCCAAGTCTGCGTCGTCCACCGCGGCGCCGGCTACCTCACCGCCGCTGCCCGAGCCCTGCGCAACGCGATCGTGGCACACGCCAAGACGCTCAAGTTCTAG
- a CDS encoding MFS transporter, translating into MTSTVSSSLLDGPAATAGTRRKIATLAMMTALVVSAFEGTVPTTAMPSIVRELGGTHLFSWVYASFLVASAVSIPVFSKLADRAGRRPIFTAGMTLFLLGSVLCGAAHSMHELIAARTLQGLGVGAIGPLVPTVIGDLYTLEERARVQALFMAAWGAANAAGPVIGGLIVSSVSWRWVFYVNVPFGVAAVALLLASYVDPPGRAASSANVRSWHELSAFVKTNLDVRGTILFALAASAMLLGLEDQAAFGHAVRVALLAMAGVFAVMLVREERSLRDDAGTPPLLPFAELADPVVRAGAIGSLFAGGLMYAIPAYVPFWFATERHESAVLAGVALIPFLVAWAVGSALGVKLLVRLGAVAVSRAAISLSGVGTLLVALAARMHAPTWCVFAALGIVGLGLGATANSTLVGPQSRVPWAKRGAVTGFMQVGRTLGGATIVALLALLPSAQGRFLVLALLALAGGRAITFAASWNRAGDPVPRA; encoded by the coding sequence ATGACTTCCACGGTGTCTTCGTCGTTGCTGGACGGACCAGCAGCCACCGCGGGGACACGACGGAAGATCGCGACCCTCGCCATGATGACGGCGTTGGTCGTCAGCGCCTTCGAAGGAACGGTGCCGACGACTGCCATGCCCAGCATCGTGCGCGAATTGGGGGGGACGCATCTGTTTTCCTGGGTCTACGCGAGCTTCCTCGTCGCCTCCGCCGTCTCCATTCCCGTTTTCAGCAAGCTCGCCGACCGCGCCGGACGGCGCCCCATCTTCACGGCGGGCATGACCCTCTTTTTGCTCGGCTCGGTTCTCTGCGGGGCCGCCCACTCGATGCACGAGCTCATCGCCGCACGCACGCTTCAAGGCCTGGGCGTCGGCGCCATCGGCCCGCTCGTGCCCACGGTCATCGGCGATTTGTACACGCTCGAAGAGCGCGCCCGCGTGCAGGCTCTGTTCATGGCCGCGTGGGGCGCGGCCAATGCGGCGGGGCCGGTCATCGGCGGCCTCATCGTCTCGTCGGTGTCGTGGCGCTGGGTCTTCTACGTCAATGTCCCCTTCGGGGTCGCCGCCGTGGCCTTGCTGCTCGCGTCGTACGTCGACCCGCCGGGGCGCGCGGCGAGCTCCGCCAACGTGCGCTCGTGGCATGAGCTTTCGGCCTTCGTGAAAACGAACCTCGACGTGCGCGGGACCATTCTGTTCGCCCTCGCGGCCTCGGCCATGCTCCTCGGCCTGGAGGATCAGGCGGCCTTCGGTCACGCGGTGCGCGTGGCCCTGCTCGCGATGGCCGGTGTGTTCGCCGTGATGCTCGTGCGCGAAGAGCGCAGCCTGCGCGACGATGCGGGCACGCCTCCCCTGCTCCCCTTCGCCGAGCTCGCGGATCCCGTCGTGCGTGCCGGGGCCATCGGAAGCCTTTTCGCCGGTGGACTCATGTACGCGATTCCGGCCTACGTCCCGTTTTGGTTCGCGACCGAGCGGCACGAAAGCGCCGTGCTCGCGGGTGTGGCGCTGATTCCCTTCCTCGTGGCGTGGGCTGTCGGCTCGGCGCTCGGTGTGAAGCTCCTCGTGCGCCTCGGTGCCGTGGCCGTCTCCCGCGCAGCCATCTCGCTTTCCGGCGTGGGCACCTTGCTCGTCGCGCTCGCGGCGCGGATGCATGCACCGACGTGGTGCGTCTTTGCCGCCCTGGGCATCGTGGGGCTCGGCCTGGGTGCCACCGCAAACTCGACCCTGGTGGGCCCGCAGTCGCGCGTGCCTTGGGCAAAACGCGGCGCGGTAACCGGTTTCATGCAGGTCGGGCGCACGTTGGGCGGTGCGACCATCGTGGCGCTCCTCGCGCTGCTGCCCTCCGCGCAGGGGCGCTTTCTCGTGCTGGCGCTGCTGGCGCTGGCCGGCGGGCGGGCGATTACCTTCGCGGCGTCTTGGAACCGCGCAGGCGATCCCGTGCCTCGCGCATGA